One Microscilla marina ATCC 23134 DNA window includes the following coding sequences:
- a CDS encoding phosphatidate cytidylyltransferase, producing the protein MHPVFYYLMPYMLIGIVGMALGNRKVPPQEQQQRWVKLVSYLCIIVGVKICILAEGYWFVAFAILLILTILVEVVKVALQNPLPFAAYGQIGLLYLLLVTGFLSFAFRLPSAVILTGYFVVVTFDGFSQISGQLFGKTPFFTHISPAKTREGFIGGACFGLTAALLAKTWLDYAWWQALATGLASVVLALTGDLAASYYKRLHHVKDFGKVLPGQGGITDRFDSFLWVGAGYGYFGWLFM; encoded by the coding sequence ATGCATCCTGTATTTTACTACCTTATGCCCTACATGCTCATTGGCATAGTAGGCATGGCGCTGGGCAACCGCAAAGTACCGCCCCAAGAACAACAGCAACGTTGGGTAAAACTTGTCAGTTACCTTTGCATCATTGTAGGAGTCAAAATATGTATTTTGGCAGAGGGCTACTGGTTTGTAGCTTTTGCCATATTGCTTATACTCACTATTTTGGTTGAAGTGGTAAAAGTAGCATTACAAAACCCCTTGCCATTTGCTGCCTATGGGCAAATAGGGTTGTTATACCTCTTACTTGTCACAGGTTTTTTATCGTTTGCCTTTCGACTACCTTCCGCAGTTATTCTTACTGGTTATTTTGTAGTGGTTACATTTGATGGTTTTAGCCAGATATCAGGACAACTTTTTGGCAAGACTCCCTTTTTTACCCACATTAGCCCCGCCAAAACCCGTGAAGGTTTTATAGGAGGAGCTTGTTTTGGTTTGACTGCTGCTTTGCTTGCCAAAACCTGGCTTGACTATGCCTGGTGGCAAGCCCTTGCTACTGGTCTGGCAAGTGTGGTATTGGCTCTTACGGGCGATTTGGCAGCTTCTTACTACAAACGACTACACCATGTCAAAGATTTCGGGAAAGTGTTACCAGGGCAAGGGGGCATCACCGATCGATTTGATAGCTTTTTATGGGTAGGGGCAGGGTACGGCTACTTTGGTTGGTTGTTTATGTAA
- a CDS encoding leucine-rich repeat domain-containing protein, with product MNTPNYLQDNPDYIKKVSQLLLSDNPENIELGFQIVKGAGTIPVKLYPILTNNRYKVVKCLEYSFTDLLQSRKKINLNYLRLKRLPLPLLQLKSLQHLGLAGNPQLNNPQTFELLAQMPGLKALDLYSWHLTEVPKALLNLQHLQHLGLGANPHLNLDLVFTQLRGLPQLESLSLYNNKLKTLPPGIRVLDQLKKLDLSDNYFEGLPEVIHQMPRLKHLELCDNRGTDYWDHFWDIDNEDARKLQKEFPNIVITFG from the coding sequence ATGAATACACCTAATTACTTACAAGACAACCCTGACTATATAAAAAAAGTAAGTCAATTGCTCCTGAGCGACAACCCCGAAAATATAGAGTTGGGGTTTCAGATCGTAAAAGGTGCTGGCACTATTCCAGTCAAACTCTACCCTATACTCACCAATAACCGATATAAGGTGGTAAAGTGTCTCGAATATAGTTTTACCGATTTATTACAATCACGCAAGAAGATTAACTTGAACTACTTAAGGCTAAAGCGACTTCCTTTGCCGCTTTTGCAACTCAAAAGCCTTCAACACCTGGGGCTTGCTGGCAATCCCCAACTCAACAACCCACAAACGTTTGAGCTGCTTGCTCAAATGCCAGGGCTGAAGGCATTAGATTTATATTCCTGGCACTTGACAGAAGTACCCAAGGCATTGCTCAACCTCCAACATCTCCAGCATTTGGGGTTAGGAGCCAACCCCCACCTCAACCTTGACTTAGTTTTTACTCAACTCAGGGGCTTGCCTCAACTTGAGTCGTTGAGTTTGTACAATAACAAGCTCAAGACTTTGCCTCCAGGTATTCGTGTACTTGATCAACTCAAAAAACTTGATTTAAGTGATAACTATTTTGAAGGTTTGCCAGAAGTGATCCACCAAATGCCTCGCCTCAAACACTTGGAATTGTGCGATAATAGAGGGACTGATTACTGGGATCATTTCTGGGATATTGATAATGAGGATGCCCGTAAATTACAAAAGGAATTTCCAAACATAGTGATCACATTTGGCTAA
- a CDS encoding FMN-binding glutamate synthase family protein, whose product MQRFKEFITELEFLEVEFLAILFVLIPIWIIYLAIRDILNKRQTIKHNFPVVGRLRYLLESIGPELRQYIVASNREELPFNRSQRSWVYASSKKQNNYEGFGTDKDIYAPGHVFINPAMFAYQLPENHPNLKDPHFLPCAKVMGEYNQRKRPFRPYSLGNISAMSFGSLSRNAVTALNRGAHTSGCYHNTGEGSLSPYHSHGSDVMFHFGTGYYGVRNKDGNFSMDKLVELVEKNSFIRAVEIKLSQGAKPGKGGILPASKITKEIAEIRGLPMGKDILSPASHTAFTNVPEMLDFIEDVAENTGLPVGFKSAVGQLKMWEELADLMVQRGKGPDFITIDGGEGGTGAAPHSFADHVSLPFAFAFTSVYQIFLERGLTDRVVFVASGRLGFPAKALMAMAMGADLIQMAREPMMAIGCIQAQVCHTNKCPAGVATQNKWLSSGLDPTFKSVRFHNYMTAFRKEVLQISHACGYEHPCQITMHDIEVGMGASRSTQTLADNYGYTKTPVEFKGMQSLLDCPHLGGLGKNITSVEALTKVKATH is encoded by the coding sequence ATGCAGCGATTTAAAGAGTTTATTACTGAGTTAGAGTTTCTAGAGGTTGAGTTTCTGGCAATACTTTTTGTCCTCATACCTATCTGGATCATCTACCTGGCAATCAGAGATATTTTGAACAAACGCCAAACCATCAAACACAACTTTCCGGTGGTAGGTCGTTTACGTTATTTGCTTGAGTCAATAGGTCCAGAGTTAAGGCAGTACATTGTGGCAAGTAACCGCGAAGAACTCCCCTTTAACCGAAGTCAACGCTCTTGGGTGTATGCTTCATCGAAGAAACAAAATAACTACGAAGGTTTTGGAACCGATAAAGATATTTATGCTCCTGGTCATGTATTTATCAACCCTGCCATGTTTGCCTACCAGCTCCCCGAAAACCACCCTAACCTGAAAGACCCTCATTTTTTGCCTTGCGCCAAAGTCATGGGAGAGTACAACCAACGCAAAAGACCTTTTCGTCCTTATTCATTAGGCAACATTTCGGCCATGAGTTTTGGTTCGCTTTCGCGAAATGCCGTGACAGCCCTGAACCGAGGCGCCCACACCAGTGGTTGTTATCATAACACAGGAGAAGGAAGCTTGTCGCCTTACCACAGCCACGGCAGTGATGTTATGTTTCATTTTGGTACAGGTTATTATGGGGTACGCAACAAAGACGGTAATTTCTCGATGGACAAATTGGTAGAGCTGGTAGAGAAAAACTCTTTTATAAGAGCTGTGGAAATCAAACTCTCGCAAGGTGCCAAGCCAGGCAAGGGGGGGATTTTACCGGCGTCTAAAATTACCAAAGAAATTGCCGAAATACGTGGGCTTCCAATGGGCAAAGACATACTGTCGCCTGCCTCACACACAGCTTTTACCAACGTGCCCGAAATGTTAGACTTTATAGAAGATGTTGCCGAAAACACAGGATTGCCTGTAGGGTTTAAATCTGCGGTAGGGCAACTCAAAATGTGGGAAGAATTAGCCGATTTGATGGTTCAAAGAGGGAAAGGTCCAGATTTTATTACCATTGACGGTGGTGAAGGAGGGACGGGTGCTGCTCCTCACTCTTTTGCCGATCATGTATCCTTACCTTTTGCTTTTGCTTTTACCAGTGTATATCAAATATTCTTAGAGCGAGGACTTACCGATAGGGTTGTATTTGTTGCCTCTGGTCGTTTGGGCTTTCCAGCCAAAGCCTTAATGGCAATGGCTATGGGCGCTGACCTTATTCAGATGGCACGCGAACCTATGATGGCCATTGGTTGTATTCAGGCACAAGTATGCCATACTAACAAATGTCCGGCAGGGGTAGCTACCCAAAACAAGTGGTTGTCTTCAGGGCTTGACCCTACTTTCAAATCGGTACGTTTTCATAATTATATGACTGCTTTCCGCAAAGAAGTATTACAAATATCTCATGCTTGCGGCTACGAACACCCTTGTCAGATTACGATGCATGATATAGAGGTGGGAATGGGCGCTAGTCGTAGTACTCAAACCCTTGCCGATAATTATGGCTATACCAAAACTCCTGTAGAGTTTAAAGGCATGCAATCACTATTGGATTGTCCTCACTTGGGTGGTTTGGGTAAAAATATCACCAGTGTCGAAGCTTTAACCAAAGTAAAGGCAACGCATTAA
- a CDS encoding response regulator transcription factor: MKKIVTEKEIIATLERQAFLIEQKLKAQQMTIEEANTLTKEDNYAVNLYSYKEFTLEYLGKNFEKKLNVSTETVANDPTLFIKNGVYPGDFEKGVRLVQDFVLKGKSIGYIQRVKPVGSGNYLPLYTLINGQSYKKSLVSVLISLEKVGQVTNKMLRILEETLYMRNNYYKFAALTPREKEIITLLALGYQNNEIGEQLFISKATVEQYRKNLKRKLEVRRFVDLIRFAQAFDLI, translated from the coding sequence ATGAAAAAGATTGTTACTGAAAAAGAAATAATAGCAACTCTAGAACGTCAGGCTTTTTTAATAGAGCAAAAGCTGAAAGCACAACAAATGACTATTGAGGAGGCAAATACTTTAACCAAGGAAGATAATTATGCTGTAAACCTGTATAGTTATAAGGAGTTTACACTTGAGTATCTTGGTAAAAACTTTGAAAAAAAGCTGAATGTCTCCACAGAAACTGTAGCGAATGACCCTACTTTATTTATCAAAAATGGAGTCTACCCAGGTGATTTTGAAAAAGGAGTTAGGCTAGTACAAGATTTTGTTTTAAAGGGAAAAAGTATTGGTTATATTCAACGTGTAAAACCTGTAGGCTCAGGGAATTATTTGCCGCTTTATACATTGATAAATGGTCAAAGTTATAAAAAATCCTTGGTTAGTGTGCTTATCTCATTAGAAAAGGTCGGGCAAGTAACTAATAAAATGCTGCGTATATTAGAAGAAACACTGTACATGCGCAATAACTACTACAAATTTGCTGCTTTGACACCCCGCGAAAAAGAAATCATTACTTTATTGGCTTTGGGCTACCAAAATAATGAGATAGGCGAACAGCTGTTTATTTCTAAGGCTACCGTAGAACAGTATCGCAAAAACCTGAAGCGTAAGCTGGAAGTCAGGCGCTTTGTGGATTTGATTCGCTTTGCTCAGGCATTTGATTTGATTTAA
- a CDS encoding CDP-alcohol phosphatidyltransferase family protein, whose product MAQNSQEPTWTIPNILSLYRLLVFPLILYFIASQQEQLFVVFIAISLITDILDGAIARGFNMQTKLGAKLDSWADLGVFALAFFAVYQFRMADIKGLYWLFILYLFCWFLAYLVVFVKFKGLIGLHTYMFKVTGYLQGIFMFVWFVFGFQTWLCYLALGWGTLACIEEIIIILIIPEPRSNVKGLYWVLKN is encoded by the coding sequence ATGGCACAAAACTCCCAAGAACCAACATGGACAATTCCTAATATACTTTCGTTGTATCGTTTGCTGGTTTTTCCTTTGATCCTTTATTTTATTGCGAGTCAACAAGAACAACTCTTTGTGGTTTTTATTGCCATCAGTCTCATTACCGATATTCTGGATGGAGCCATCGCCCGTGGGTTTAATATGCAAACCAAATTAGGAGCAAAGCTTGACTCCTGGGCAGATTTAGGTGTATTTGCCTTGGCTTTTTTTGCAGTGTATCAGTTTCGGATGGCAGATATCAAAGGCTTATATTGGCTTTTTATTTTGTACCTGTTTTGCTGGTTTTTGGCCTATTTGGTAGTGTTTGTTAAATTCAAAGGCTTGATAGGTTTACATACTTATATGTTTAAAGTGACGGGTTATTTGCAAGGCATATTTATGTTTGTGTGGTTTGTTTTTGGATTTCAAACTTGGCTGTGTTACCTGGCGCTGGGTTGGGGTACCCTTGCCTGCATCGAAGAAATTATCATTATTCTTATTATTCCTGAGCCTCGTTCCAATGTAAAGGGCTTGTACTGGGTCTTAAAAAATTAA
- a CDS encoding glycosyltransferase family 117 protein, with the protein MRRPTQLNFSLLNHLLGYLLFVVAFITYALTIEPTASFWDCGEFIAGAYKLQAPHPPGTPFFLLVGRLFSLLAGNDLTQVAYWVNMVSVVCSAGTILLLFWSITLLGLKLMSVSKHQLSTVQTITLLSAGVVGALAYTFSDSFWFSAVEAEVYAMSSLFTAFIFWAMLKWDSVHNPRFANQWLLLIAYVTGLSLGVHILNLLTIPALGLIFYFKYTKKISFWGIVKALVISGSIILFILIGVISTLPGLALKLEVFAVNTLGLPFNSGVWMVIVGVASSLGYGIYYTQRIQKVQLNTLVLAFTLLLVGYSSYGIIVVRAQYDTPINMNKPSEISRYVSYVNREQYGNNALFYGPTYESRLIDSQPVSGVYRRRGKRYERVDFKPKYVYDQYMYFPRIYSQRDNHPTLYRQILKKRKGQKPSMRDNLTFFWDFQLGHMYWRYFLWNFAGRESDIQDAGILMPHQVKSSLPEVLKRNKANNQFYMLPLLLGLIGAFFQYRKSKALFMINALLFAMLGLALVFYFNSPPVEPRERDYIYVGSFYAFAVWIGFGAMALGTWVQQLFKQSPLAVLFVSMLCMWVPLLMAIEGWNDHDRSNRVFSVNSAKNMLNSCAPDSILFVSGDNETYPLWYAQEVEGVRTDVRVCNLQLMTGAWYTEQLRRKVYQSDALPFGLDQPHYARGTNAYLPYIAATKNPAFSPQTAQKLLQKGMNLKQYFQLLKKHDARLRYQSGTRQLHTFPTQKLVLPINKESILKQGIIPEDKKHLLNHQMEWVLPQKYLYKDDLAILDLIAHNEWKRPIYFSTHLDAKSYLGLKEYLQMEGLVYRLLPVKVQGASNGYVNTTLAYKNLLQKADWTGLNNPDIYYDEMHRRMVMFSRGAFARLAAQLYQEGKPEKARKVALFCLDKMPDQAISFDYYTVPLIGILLKAGEKKRGVDIGKMLVQRADEYLVYLLDHSPHNRQAIITHYSILGQLAQLFEQHQLPEAKAINGLMMKYYQQLK; encoded by the coding sequence ATGAGAAGACCAACCCAACTCAATTTTTCTTTACTCAACCACCTTTTAGGTTACTTACTATTTGTCGTTGCTTTTATTACGTATGCCCTTACTATAGAACCTACGGCAAGTTTTTGGGACTGCGGCGAGTTTATAGCTGGAGCTTATAAACTACAGGCACCTCATCCACCAGGCACTCCTTTCTTTTTGCTTGTTGGCAGGCTGTTTTCACTATTGGCAGGCAACGACCTCACTCAGGTTGCTTACTGGGTAAATATGGTATCGGTAGTATGTAGTGCAGGCACTATTTTGTTGTTGTTTTGGAGCATTACTTTGCTGGGACTAAAATTGATGTCAGTTAGCAAACATCAACTTTCGACGGTTCAAACCATTACCCTGCTAAGTGCAGGGGTAGTAGGCGCTTTGGCTTACACCTTTTCCGATTCGTTTTGGTTTTCGGCAGTAGAAGCCGAAGTATACGCCATGTCATCATTGTTTACAGCTTTTATATTTTGGGCGATGCTAAAATGGGATAGCGTCCACAACCCTCGTTTTGCCAACCAATGGCTATTACTCATTGCTTATGTTACTGGCTTGTCGCTAGGAGTACACATACTCAACTTGCTTACGATTCCAGCTTTGGGGCTGATATTTTATTTTAAGTATACAAAAAAAATCAGCTTTTGGGGCATAGTCAAAGCATTGGTTATCAGTGGCTCAATTATTTTATTCATTTTGATTGGGGTGATCAGCACTTTACCAGGCTTGGCGCTAAAGTTGGAAGTATTTGCTGTCAATACGCTGGGCTTGCCTTTTAATAGCGGGGTTTGGATGGTCATTGTTGGAGTGGCAAGCAGCCTTGGTTATGGCATTTATTATACCCAGCGCATCCAAAAAGTACAACTCAACACCTTAGTTTTAGCTTTTACGCTGTTGTTGGTTGGCTATAGCTCTTACGGGATCATTGTAGTGCGGGCACAATACGATACTCCCATTAACATGAACAAGCCAAGCGAAATTAGTCGTTATGTGAGTTATGTAAACCGAGAACAATATGGCAACAATGCCTTGTTTTACGGGCCTACCTATGAGTCACGCCTAATTGATAGCCAACCTGTCAGTGGGGTATATCGTCGTAGGGGCAAACGTTACGAAAGGGTAGACTTTAAGCCAAAGTATGTCTATGATCAATACATGTATTTTCCTCGTATTTATAGCCAACGCGACAACCACCCAACGCTGTACCGACAAATACTCAAAAAACGTAAAGGGCAAAAGCCTTCCATGCGCGATAACCTGACTTTCTTCTGGGATTTTCAGCTGGGGCATATGTACTGGCGATACTTTCTTTGGAATTTTGCCGGACGTGAAAGTGATATACAAGACGCAGGCATATTGATGCCCCATCAGGTAAAAAGTAGTTTGCCTGAAGTACTCAAACGTAACAAAGCCAATAACCAGTTTTATATGTTGCCTTTACTGCTGGGGTTGATTGGTGCTTTTTTCCAATACCGTAAGAGCAAAGCCCTATTTATGATCAATGCCCTCTTGTTTGCTATGCTGGGCTTGGCACTGGTGTTTTACTTTAACTCACCTCCTGTCGAGCCTCGCGAACGAGACTATATTTATGTGGGCTCTTTTTATGCTTTTGCAGTATGGATAGGTTTTGGAGCAATGGCGCTGGGCACTTGGGTACAACAATTATTTAAACAGTCTCCACTTGCGGTATTATTTGTTAGTATGCTTTGTATGTGGGTGCCTTTACTTATGGCTATCGAGGGCTGGAACGATCATGATAGGTCAAACAGGGTATTTTCGGTCAACTCTGCCAAAAATATGCTCAATAGTTGTGCTCCTGACTCTATCTTGTTTGTAAGCGGCGACAACGAAACTTACCCTTTGTGGTACGCCCAAGAAGTAGAAGGGGTACGAACAGATGTGAGGGTTTGTAACTTACAATTAATGACAGGCGCCTGGTATACCGAGCAATTGCGACGAAAGGTGTACCAATCAGATGCCTTGCCCTTTGGCTTAGACCAGCCACACTATGCCAGAGGTACCAATGCCTATTTGCCTTATATTGCGGCTACCAAAAATCCAGCTTTTAGTCCACAAACTGCCCAAAAACTTTTGCAAAAGGGAATGAACCTAAAACAGTATTTTCAATTGTTGAAAAAACACGATGCCCGTTTGCGTTATCAAAGTGGTACCCGCCAGTTGCATACGTTTCCTACTCAAAAACTGGTGTTGCCCATCAACAAAGAGAGCATACTGAAGCAAGGCATTATTCCAGAGGATAAAAAACACTTGCTAAACCACCAAATGGAGTGGGTGCTTCCCCAAAAGTATTTGTACAAAGACGACTTGGCAATTTTAGACTTGATTGCTCATAATGAATGGAAACGACCAATTTATTTTTCTACCCATTTAGACGCTAAAAGTTACCTGGGACTAAAAGAATACCTGCAAATGGAAGGGTTGGTGTATAGGTTATTACCCGTAAAGGTACAAGGAGCAAGCAATGGATATGTAAACACGACATTGGCTTACAAAAATTTACTACAAAAAGCAGACTGGACCGGGCTAAATAATCCTGACATTTATTATGATGAAATGCACCGAAGAATGGTCATGTTTAGCCGAGGGGCTTTTGCTCGTTTGGCGGCTCAGTTATACCAGGAAGGAAAGCCAGAAAAAGCCAGAAAAGTAGCTTTGTTTTGTCTGGACAAAATGCCCGATCAAGCCATTTCTTTTGACTACTACACTGTTCCTTTGATAGGTATTTTACTAAAAGCCGGAGAAAAAAAACGGGGGGTAGATATAGGCAAAATGTTGGTACAACGTGCGGATGAATACTTGGTATACTTACTGGACCACTCGCCCCATAACCGACAAGCCATTATTACACATTACAGCATACTGGGGCAGCTTGCCCAACTCTTCGAGCAACATCAGTTGCCTGAAGCCAAGGCTATCAATGGCTTGATGATGAAATATTATCAGCAATTAAAATAA
- a CDS encoding response regulator transcription factor: protein MAKVFTEKEILEALERQAFLIQQRMNKDGVSIEALNDSLPGRIVINLLDLKTMLPSYIGHKSLDMLNIPHNIFFEKPMSVIQECLFPGDFEKSVVLLKKHLSTKSKDLPISYIQRTKLYKKDSDYSGMFTVAKQNVLTGKLCNLVLPVEEFGVATNKMTRLLEETLYVRHHYRKFATLTNREKEIITLLVLGYQNNEIGEQLFISKATVEQHRKNLKRKLEVRRFVDLIRFAQAFDLI from the coding sequence ATGGCAAAAGTTTTTACAGAAAAAGAAATATTAGAAGCGTTAGAGCGTCAGGCTTTTTTGATTCAGCAAAGAATGAATAAAGACGGGGTAAGCATAGAAGCATTGAACGATAGTTTACCAGGGCGAATTGTTATTAACTTGTTAGATTTGAAAACTATGCTGCCTTCGTACATAGGGCACAAATCGTTAGATATGTTAAACATTCCGCACAATATATTCTTTGAAAAACCAATGTCTGTTATACAAGAATGCTTGTTTCCAGGAGACTTTGAAAAATCAGTAGTTTTACTAAAGAAACATTTATCAACAAAATCAAAAGACTTACCCATAAGCTATATACAACGCACAAAGTTGTATAAGAAAGATAGTGATTATAGTGGGATGTTTACTGTAGCCAAGCAAAATGTTTTGACAGGTAAATTGTGTAACTTAGTACTTCCTGTAGAAGAGTTTGGTGTTGCTACTAATAAAATGACCCGTTTGTTAGAAGAAACGCTATATGTACGCCATCATTACCGCAAATTTGCTACTCTTACCAATCGCGAAAAAGAAATCATTACTTTACTGGTATTGGGCTACCAAAACAATGAGATTGGTGAGCAACTGTTTATTTCTAAAGCTACCGTAGAGCAACACCGCAAAAACCTGAAGCGCAAGCTGGAAGTCAGGCGCTTTGTGGATTTAATCCGTTTTGCTCAGGCATTTGATTTGATTTAA
- a CDS encoding response regulator transcription factor, producing MKRIVSEKEILEALERQAFLIEQKLNLDAMSIVDLNESVPKGVMVTLNSSEDFVPVYLSDQSLKMLDAPRELYFKNPSEYIQKLVYPGDFEKNASIVSSHFSGENRFAPVSFIQRLKLYGGDVYEGMFTVTKQNRHKKELSNILIRVKNLGQVTNKMTRLLEETLYVRHHYHKFASLTAREKEIITLLALGYQNSEIGEQLFISKATVEQHRKNLKRKLEIKRFVDLIRFAQAFDLI from the coding sequence ATGAAGCGCATTGTTAGTGAGAAAGAAATATTAGAGGCATTAGAGCGCCAGGCTTTTCTGATTGAGCAGAAATTGAACCTGGATGCTATGAGCATTGTAGATTTAAATGAAAGTGTGCCAAAGGGGGTCATGGTAACCTTGAATAGTTCAGAAGATTTTGTACCCGTTTATTTGAGCGACCAATCCTTAAAAATGCTTGATGCTCCTAGAGAGTTATATTTCAAAAACCCTTCTGAGTATATCCAAAAGCTTGTGTATCCAGGGGATTTTGAAAAAAATGCTTCTATTGTGTCCAGTCACTTTTCAGGTGAGAATCGTTTTGCACCAGTAAGTTTTATTCAAAGGTTAAAGTTATATGGTGGCGATGTGTATGAAGGCATGTTTACTGTTACTAAACAAAACCGCCATAAAAAAGAATTATCTAATATACTGATTAGGGTCAAAAACCTAGGGCAAGTAACCAATAAAATGACCCGTTTGTTGGAAGAAACGTTGTATGTACGTCATCATTACCACAAATTTGCCTCACTTACCGCTCGCGAAAAAGAAATCATTACTTTACTGGCATTGGGCTACCAAAACAGTGAAATAGGCGAACAACTGTTTATTTCTAAAGCTACTGTAGAGCAACATCGTAAAAACCTAAAGCGTAAGCTGGAAATAAAGCGATTTGTAGACTTAATTCGTTTTGCCCAAGCATTTGATTTGATTTAA
- a CDS encoding response regulator transcription factor, producing MKKIVTEKEIIAALERQTFLIEQKLNREIIKVQDLNQNLPKGSMVSLSDVHTLLPRYIYEDFYDFISVNLNDLLQNPANYVQKYLNPGDFERAAYLVNTQILRGAKGQKVSFIQRFRPHISQPGTFTTNSLLKSKQELLGVHVSLKTIDVITNKMLRAIEETLYVRYNYHKFASLTPREKEIITLLALGYQNNEIGEQLFISKATVEQHRKNLKRKLEIRRFVDLIRFAQAFDLI from the coding sequence ATGAAAAAGATTGTTACTGAAAAAGAAATAATAGCAGCTTTAGAGCGCCAGACGTTTTTGATTGAGCAGAAATTGAACAGGGAAATCATAAAGGTGCAAGACTTGAATCAAAACTTACCTAAAGGTTCAATGGTAAGCCTAAGTGATGTCCACACTCTTTTACCAAGGTATATTTATGAGGATTTTTACGATTTCATTAGTGTGAACCTCAATGATTTATTACAAAATCCTGCGAATTATGTGCAAAAGTATTTGAACCCAGGTGACTTTGAACGAGCGGCATATTTAGTTAATACGCAGATATTGCGTGGAGCCAAAGGTCAAAAAGTGAGCTTTATTCAACGTTTCCGACCTCATATATCTCAGCCAGGAACTTTTACAACTAATAGTTTATTGAAAAGCAAGCAAGAGTTATTGGGAGTTCACGTTTCATTGAAAACAATCGATGTTATAACAAATAAAATGCTTCGTGCAATCGAGGAAACTCTATATGTGCGTTACAACTACCACAAATTTGCTTCACTCACCCCTCGCGAAAAAGAAATCATTACTTTATTGGCTTTGGGCTACCAAAATAATGAGATAGGCGAACAGCTGTTTATTTCTAAGGCTACCGTAGAGCAACACCGCAAAAACCTGAAGCGTAAGTTAGAAATTAGGCGCTTTGTGGATTTGATTCGCTTTGCTCAGGCGTTTGATTTGATTTAG
- a CDS encoding leucine-rich repeat domain-containing protein, with protein MNAQYLKNDPEFAHKLTQLLDSYDDVNIRLAYQLMQGGGVPNSLAKRISDNIQGKILCLEYRLTSLLTHLQILQIHDTHLQELPSAIGDLQALVILELINNQLVCLPPEIQYLQQLTDLQLVANRLIGLPEEIKALKKLEKLNIYGNQLKVFPEALLHLPKLESLNLGANQLQALPTQMPQMRALRKLDIGTNPMQNIVAVLTQMPWLEILSLSGLKLSDREWQQLKVKLPYTQIIR; from the coding sequence ATGAATGCTCAATATTTAAAAAACGATCCAGAGTTTGCCCACAAACTCACCCAATTGCTTGATAGCTATGACGATGTCAACATCAGGCTTGCCTACCAACTGATGCAAGGAGGTGGAGTGCCCAACTCATTGGCTAAACGTATTTCTGATAATATTCAAGGTAAAATTTTATGCCTGGAGTATAGGCTTACTTCTCTTTTGACACACTTACAAATACTTCAGATACACGATACTCACTTGCAAGAGTTACCCTCAGCTATTGGCGATTTACAAGCACTGGTTATACTGGAGCTCATCAACAATCAACTTGTTTGTTTGCCACCCGAAATACAATACCTGCAACAACTGACCGACTTGCAACTAGTAGCCAATCGCCTCATTGGCTTGCCAGAAGAAATAAAAGCACTTAAAAAGCTTGAAAAGCTGAACATATACGGTAATCAACTTAAGGTATTTCCAGAAGCATTACTTCATTTACCCAAACTTGAATCGTTGAACTTGGGAGCCAATCAACTACAGGCTTTACCCACTCAAATGCCTCAGATGCGTGCTTTACGAAAATTGGATATTGGCACCAACCCTATGCAAAATATAGTAGCAGTGCTCACTCAAATGCCTTGGTTAGAAATATTATCGTTGAGCGGGCTCAAGCTGTCAGACCGGGAATGGCAACAATTAAAAGTAAAATTGCCCTATACACAAATCATTCGTTAG